The window GCCCTAAGTATTAATTCTCATTCCGATTTTTAGTTGACCTATACAAATATAGCACTTCCTACGAATAGAACTAGTGTAGCACCAGGCTCTTTTCAACCACTGGCTTCACCACTTTTTTCTTTAGCTTTTCAGGTTTTTGAACATCAACAACCGCTTCTAGTAGTATCTCTGCTATGTCGGCTACCCTTGTGGTGGATTGGGCTGCAAATGTTTTTTTGCAGAGTGGGCAGGCGGTGGCTATAGTGTCAGGCTTGTTTATGGTGAGCGATGCCAATGTTTTTTGCGTGATAACTGCTCGGCTTTCTGCTCCAATTACGGTAATGCCTAAGCTTCCGCCACAGCAAAGCGAATTACTCTTTTCGTTATTGGTTTTCACCAAGGTGCCCGTTCGACTGAGAAGCACGCGGGGCTGCTTATAGATATTGCTTCCTCGTCCTAGGTCGCAGGGGTCGTGGTAGGCTACCGTTGAGGTTCCCTTTTTAACTTGCAGTTTTTCTTCAACTATCAGCTGCAGCAAATATTCGCTGTGATGATATACTGGAATGGATAGTCGGTAATCTTCCTTAAATGTCTTGTAGCAAATGGGGCAGGAGGTTACCAAATACTTTGCTCCAGACTTTGCAATAATTTCAGAGTTTTTGGATGCAAGGGCTGCCGCAGCCTCGCTGTTGCCTGCCAGTTTTAGGGGACGACCACAGCAGATGCTGCCATCGGAATCTATGAACGTAAAGTTAACATCGGCTTTGTGGAAAAGTTCCTTCATTGCGCCAATAGTGCTAGGGTTGAGGTGCCCCATGCATCCGGCGAAGTAAGCAACTTCTGCTTTTTTCACGGCAGGTGATTGCCCAACGTAGCAATAAGACGTTGCAGAAAACAGAGGACTTTCTTTGCGTTGGTTGAGCCTAATGGTTGTGTTTTCGATACCAACCGGACAAAGGTCGTTGCAACGACCACACATCATGCAGGTCTTTGTAATATCGGCCTGTGGATTATTGTCACGCAGCAGCTGGTTGAAGTATGCTGGTTGTATATTGCTAATGTTTAGGTCGCTGCTTAGCTGACATTTGTCGATGCAAATACCACATCGTGAGCAGGAGTTTATCTCAACCTGAGTGTAGGATGTATGCCGGTACTTCTCCTTGATTCCAAAACTCCGAAGGTATATAAGAAATACCTCGGTAAGGATGTGCATGTATCGGGTAAAGGGAACGGCTACAAAAAATAGCCCTAATGAGATGGAGTAGGCCCACCAGGTTGGGTAGCAGAGGTATTCGAGCGGGAGAAACTTGGCAAAAAAGTGACCGAGCGTGTTGGTAAGAAATCCACCTGTATCGTAAAGCCCAGCGTTGAAACTTTCGGCAAAAAGGCGAAGTGGAAAAATGAGCCACAGCGAAATTAAAGCAACCTTATCGATGGTTTTAAGGCGGGTAGTCTTCTTCATTCCAACTACCTTGCTCCTAAACCGTTTTATAACGGCTATGGCTACCCCCGAAAGAACAAAGAGTAGGAGAAAGTCCATGGCAAAGATAAAGAACTTCCGGTAGGGAAGCTGGCGAAGGTCGTGGACAAAGAACTCAAAAAAGATGGGGTAGTATGGTGCGTTAAGGTGCCCATGGCTATGCCAGCGAGCTTCAAGATTTCCGGCTACAATGAGTAGAAACCATCCAAAAGCCAAGCTCATGTGCATGTAGCCCAACCATGGGTTAATCCGGAATACTTTCCGGTGCAAAAGACTTTCAGAAAACACCTCACCAGTTGCGGTGACGGTTTTGTGGCTAAATAGTGCCCTCGAAAATATTCTTCGTTCCTGCTTTGTGAGCGCTTTGAACCAAATAGTCCACTTCGCAAATACGGTAAAGAGAACAAATACCATACCTCCTAAAAACGGCAGCACAAATGGGTCAAACTTCATCGATGTATGGTTTGAACGTTTTCACGGATCAGCACAATAATATTCCGAGTGTTTACATTTCTCGGGCAAACGAGGGTGCACTTTCCACAGAGCATGCACTTGGCAGCCTCTTTAATGGAACTCTCTTCCTCGCCGCGACGAATTTGGTGTGTAAGGCTTCTGAAGCTGAAGTTGGTGAATTTGGCAGCGGTGCAGGTTGCTGCACAGGCACCACAAGCTATGCAAAGGTTAAAGGAGGGCTCATGCGCTGCAAGGTAGGAGGCAAGCTCCGTTTTTGCAGTGTCGAGGTCGAAGTTATTCGCCTTTACCGTTCCATAGCCAAAGTCCACCATGCTACTTCCCATTTAGGTAACCATGAACCTGAAGCGCGGCCGAGCGAGCTTCGGTAATTGAATCGGTTATGTTGTTGGGGCCAGTGCAGGCACCGGCCACAAAAACGCCTTCAGTAGTCATTTGGGTAGAGGCCATATGAACGTCCTTCACCGGGGCAAAGCCATCCTCATTGGTTTTTAATCCAAGGCTATTAAGAATCTTGTCAGTTCCAACAGCAGGAGTCATGCCAACCATGAGTACCACCATATCGGTGGAGAGTCGCATGGGCTTGGAGGCCAAGGTGTCCTCCACCTTTACGTTAACTCTGCCGTCTGGAGCTTCGCTGGTTTCGGACAGTCTACCCCTCACAAAGTTTATTCCCATTACCTGCGCCTCCTTGTAGAGCTGCTCGTAGCCGTGACCAAACATGCGCAAATCCATGTAGAAGCAAAAAACTTCGGCGGATGGAATGGCCTCCTTTACCTCAATTGCCTGCTTCACGGCAGTAACGCAGCATACTTTGGAACAGTAGGGCCGATTTACCTTTTCGTCGCGGGAGCCAACGCAGTGTATAAATGCTACCCGGTGAGGTGTCTTTCCGTTGGTCATGCGTGGTTTACCATAATCGGCAAACATCTTCTCCAGCTCGCCGGAGGTGATAACGTTCTCAAAAATCCTGTAGCCATACTCCTCCTTTTTCTCGGCCGGGAAGAGTTCAAACCCGGTAGTTAGCACCACTGCCCCTGCTTGGAATTGCTTGCTGTCGGCTGACTGAATAGTGAACGCGCCATTCTCCTTTTTGACGGAGGAGATGGAGGTGGAGGTGTAAACCGATACCTCGCCATTCAGGGAGGATAACGCATTCTCAATTACCTCTTTTGCCGGGCGACGGGAGGGGAAGAGCCTATCCCAGTTTCGAACGTTGCCCCCCAATTCTGCGGCTCGTTCGAAAAGCATCACCTTGTAGCCCAACTTGCCCAGCTCCGCCGCGGTTTCAATTCCCGCAACGCCGCCACCGATTACTGCAACTGATTTGTCCATGTATATGGGCTTCTACTTGTAAAACCTTAAATTCTTTGGAGATTCGGGTCTTCCCAAATCCTCATTATTTATGCCTTTAAACTTATCGTCGGGGTTGTATGCAATACCCATTTTGTCGAGCAATGGGTCTACGGTTACCTGATGCATTTGCAGTCCCAGCTCCCAAGGGTCGAAGCCTAGAACCAGGCCGGCAACCTCCTCGTAGGTGAGGGATGGAATGCCGTAGCCATCTTGCCCGTAGGTTTTGCCCTCCATTTCTGCCAAGGCATATTGCCACCTATCGAGAAAGTATCCACATCCTGGGCAGTTGGAGATGATGAAGTCGGGCTTGAACGGCTCCATGGAGTCAAACTTCTTCTTGGAGGCCGAGAGGGAGTAACCTCGGTTGGCCTTTACCATGTATTGCCGGAATCCGAAACCGCAGCAGTGTCTTCGCTCGGGATAGTCGATAACCTCGCCGCCCCAAGCCTCCACCATGCCTGCAAGCACATAAGGATATTCCGCGCCACCAACGCCCTTTGCTGGGAACATCTTGGCGTAGTGGCAGCCAATGTGATCCACCACCTTAAGGGGCTGGCCCGTGGCCTTGTTTATGAGCTTATACTTTGCCTTTTGGGCTATCTCTTCTCTAAACTTAAAAATGATATCGCTGGTGTGGGCGAGGTTGTTGGGAGCCTTGAAATTTCTACCCGTGGCCCGCTTCAAGTTGTCATGAACTCGCTCTTCAACCTCTGGATGGTGCTCCCAGGTGTCGAGTATCTCCGTATAGAGCCCAAAAGAGGTAACGCACGATGGAACAAAGTTTCGGAAACCAGACTCCTTCATCAAGGCAAAATTTCTTCCTACTACGGTCATAATGGTTTCGAACGGAACCACCTCGCAGTGGTAAGCTATGCCGGTGCAGGTTGTGTGGTGCTGGTCGTCGTGCACGTTCTTCTTCAGCACCTCCCTCAGAATGCGTAGGAATGTTGATTCAGAGCCCGGAAAGAAATTTTGCCGGATGCAGCTACGAACGTAGTAGTAGTCATCCTCTGCGATCTCCTTCTGGTAGTCCTTCCAAATATTGCGCTTGCCCTCTATCTTCATTGCTTTGAATGCTTTTCCTGATTGTTGGTGTTGTAAACCTCCTTGAAGTATTCGCTATCCTTGCCCGTTCCAATTTCGAGCCCCATCTCCTTGGCCTTTTGCGCTGAGTAATCCTCAATCTTGTTAAACCAATCGATGCCGCCGGTAACCTCAAAAATGCGGCGTAGCTCATCAAGGTCCTCCTGGGGAATGTTGCGCAACGCTCCAGGGCCGTCACCCTTGTAGTTAGCACCTACTTTGGGTAGTATCTGTTCGGCATTTGCTCTTATCCAATCCCAGATAGGGCCTTGTTCTGGGTGCATATCGGTGTCGATATGGTCCATATAAACGCAGTAACCTGTTTCCAGAATAGACTCACCCACAGTGCGCTTAAGAGCCAGCTGCTGCCTTCCCTTTTCACTCTCCACAAAGTGGCCCAGCTCAATGGAGAGGCCGCGCAACGCCTGAATAATTAGTCCGGGTGCATTGTTTCGGGGGCAGCGTGTTTTACAGCTCATGCATTCACCGCAGTACCAAATGGTTTCGCTCTTTAGCAGTGCCTC of the Williamwhitmania sp. genome contains:
- a CDS encoding (Fe-S)-binding protein: MKFDPFVLPFLGGMVFVLFTVFAKWTIWFKALTKQERRIFSRALFSHKTVTATGEVFSESLLHRKVFRINPWLGYMHMSLAFGWFLLIVAGNLEARWHSHGHLNAPYYPIFFEFFVHDLRQLPYRKFFIFAMDFLLLFVLSGVAIAVIKRFRSKVVGMKKTTRLKTIDKVALISLWLIFPLRLFAESFNAGLYDTGGFLTNTLGHFFAKFLPLEYLCYPTWWAYSISLGLFFVAVPFTRYMHILTEVFLIYLRSFGIKEKYRHTSYTQVEINSCSRCGICIDKCQLSSDLNISNIQPAYFNQLLRDNNPQADITKTCMMCGRCNDLCPVGIENTTIRLNQRKESPLFSATSYCYVGQSPAVKKAEVAYFAGCMGHLNPSTIGAMKELFHKADVNFTFIDSDGSICCGRPLKLAGNSEAAAALASKNSEIIAKSGAKYLVTSCPICYKTFKEDYRLSIPVYHHSEYLLQLIVEEKLQVKKGTSTVAYHDPCDLGRGSNIYKQPRVLLSRTGTLVKTNNEKSNSLCCGGSLGITVIGAESRAVITQKTLASLTINKPDTIATACPLCKKTFAAQSTTRVADIAEILLEAVVDVQKPEKLKKKVVKPVVEKSLVLH
- a CDS encoding 4Fe-4S dicluster domain-containing protein gives rise to the protein MVDFGYGTVKANNFDLDTAKTELASYLAAHEPSFNLCIACGACAATCTAAKFTNFSFRSLTHQIRRGEEESSIKEAAKCMLCGKCTLVCPRNVNTRNIIVLIRENVQTIHR
- a CDS encoding FAD-dependent oxidoreductase gives rise to the protein MDKSVAVIGGGVAGIETAAELGKLGYKVMLFERAAELGGNVRNWDRLFPSRRPAKEVIENALSSLNGEVSVYTSTSISSVKKENGAFTIQSADSKQFQAGAVVLTTGFELFPAEKKEEYGYRIFENVITSGELEKMFADYGKPRMTNGKTPHRVAFIHCVGSRDEKVNRPYCSKVCCVTAVKQAIEVKEAIPSAEVFCFYMDLRMFGHGYEQLYKEAQVMGINFVRGRLSETSEAPDGRVNVKVEDTLASKPMRLSTDMVVLMVGMTPAVGTDKILNSLGLKTNEDGFAPVKDVHMASTQMTTEGVFVAGACTGPNNITDSITEARSAALQVHGYLNGK
- a CDS encoding heterodisulfide reductase-related iron-sulfur binding cluster, whose amino-acid sequence is MKIEGKRNIWKDYQKEIAEDDYYYVRSCIRQNFFPGSESTFLRILREVLKKNVHDDQHHTTCTGIAYHCEVVPFETIMTVVGRNFALMKESGFRNFVPSCVTSFGLYTEILDTWEHHPEVEERVHDNLKRATGRNFKAPNNLAHTSDIIFKFREEIAQKAKYKLINKATGQPLKVVDHIGCHYAKMFPAKGVGGAEYPYVLAGMVEAWGGEVIDYPERRHCCGFGFRQYMVKANRGYSLSASKKKFDSMEPFKPDFIISNCPGCGYFLDRWQYALAEMEGKTYGQDGYGIPSLTYEEVAGLVLGFDPWELGLQMHQVTVDPLLDKMGIAYNPDDKFKGINNEDLGRPESPKNLRFYK
- a CDS encoding 4Fe-4S dicluster domain-containing protein; the protein is MGQLYDRLIEDVRFTEGIIACINCGTCTAICPAAEVYDYQPRIIADTVQSRDDKAIEALLKSETIWYCGECMSCKTRCPRNNAPGLIIQALRGLSIELGHFVESEKGRQQLALKRTVGESILETGYCVYMDHIDTDMHPEQGPIWDWIRANAEQILPKVGANYKGDGPGALRNIPQEDLDELRRIFEVTGGIDWFNKIEDYSAQKAKEMGLEIGTGKDSEYFKEVYNTNNQEKHSKQ